One Halictus rubicundus isolate RS-2024b chromosome 10, iyHalRubi1_principal, whole genome shotgun sequence genomic window carries:
- the Slik gene encoding sterile20-like kinase isoform X4 encodes MSSKRNWSTRKQRRQKWRKNTENYISGSEQRTSQLPLEVDQLGDDSASMRSDADVKISEKENLAASPVSAKKEESHKREINRDGEKEDRNKKLRKAESKENIPVSVEKKQAPKPPSTSEANERRVSREKGPAPPPPPMRQDSKNEEKESNLKNTDKLNAVEMVDQCKSTEDSKREKPSLSESQGTAEREETTVDTFNEKQTVRDSLEKLTAGNEKEKDTRQKSVLQNKVSQPSRMELTSEEKRKSAPIRPESTEDWSKPAFNKQSSLEERSRAEKKPIDAQTKRQSSTEDNRKSLQEKRKSVEEKLNAVLEKRFSMDSEMRSNVPSLETLTRRETAGPNAILSEKNIMKACSTEDIKTDYGIGKVESVVKSRSEGSSRYDSLENFSDEFDGKREKKKWLNKEQTRESVANDGSTGEKRGSSINVSVITSTPIRSRSASSRRGSGDNVVVITGKTDQETRPNTSTVRITADSPDLSNSLASNISQVTVVTTHPPVLVDAVSPTPLPCRPSPTSEVVIVANELNKTQVNESSTDDDGFPSLDSLEYTPQEQPIVLTDASKRVGKKLDESEVLIVSPIVDELQDTSHVSVVTVGDDKEQVKDSSQTGMLKKRGAARTCSSQSDAQSLLERSSTKSDSGDEITKMMVAGTIVEPVDIDDTDRNSKKVNGLIKNDKSAAGGRIDEKVLKTIRQKDAGKLYREKRISPDSFEGSRSQSESGSTRSHTPSKSIDRSDAESISTTISQDSRESNKENHIGQGQTPETEEEVVLRRKPDYARDIQRPTRTKEDIQMMNLKKKTRKRTRKFEIDGVVVTTTTSKVIYGDDENGKVYDDQIFRKQELRELKMLQKMEQKQFQDLSQKAQFNKDQQEKRFEQERQLLERNAETDLETLGRQQRQQIERAEAQQEADLRLASKKIRSEQERELKQFRDGLKQELRLLKQEVDLMPKDKRKSAFKIRKEKLEAEHEEREKHFLDKLNESHELSLRRLSDSHREKIALMERQFLQQKQQLMRAREAAIWEQEERHIHEKQQLLKKQLKDIFFLQRHQMLIRHEKELEQMKRMNQRKEEELVKRQTVERRNLPKRIRNEMKAREMMFRESMRISISAVIAPDPDAEREKLKKFQENEKKRYRAEQQRFELKHSRQLEEVRAQSDATIKELEQLQNEKRKMLMEHETLKLKELEEAYGKELREWKAQLKPRKQKLEAELSAEKDALEARYRDYFPSGLSGLSVPPLDYSNIFHFEGWRKSPRLPRSTPASPSPFTIPRVSLRVSSSDTGSVNGMLSRSHSKPDLVPSSSPRR; translated from the exons ATGTCGTCGAAGAGGAATTGGTCGACGAGGAAGCAGAG AAGgcaaaaatggcgaaaaaaCACAGAGAACTATATCAGCGGATCG GAGCAACGCACATCTCAGCTACCTCTGGAGGTGGATCAACTCGGAGATGACTCTGCATCTATGCGCAGTGACGCTGATGTCAAGA TTtctgaaaaagaaaatcttGCCGCATCACCCGTATCTGCGAAAAAAGAAGAGAGCCACAAACGAGAGATCAACAGAGATGGTGAAAAGGAGGACAGAAACAAGAAATTACGGAAAGCGGAATCTAAAGAGAACATACCTGTATCCGTTGAGAAGAAACAA GCACCTAAACCACCTAGTACAAGCGAAGCAAACGAACGTAGAGTATCTCGGGAGAAAGGTCCTgctcctcctccgcctcctaTGCGGCAGGATagtaaaaacgaggagaaggagAGTAATTTGAAGAACACCGACAAGCTGAACGCCGTCGAGATGGTGGACCAATGCAAGAGTACCGAGGACAGCAAGAGAGAAAAACCCTCGTTATCGGAGAGTCAAGGCACGGCGGAGAGGGAAGAAACAACCGTGGATACGTTCAACGAGAAGCAAACCGTCAGAGATAGTTTAGAGAAATTAACAGCTGGCAacgagaaggagaaggacacGAGACAGAAATCGGTATTACAGAATAAAGTGAGCCAGCCATCGAGAATGGAATTAACTTCGGAGGAGAAGAGGAAATCGGCCCCGATTCGACCAGAGTCGACAGAGGATTGGTCGAAGCCAGCGTTCAACAAACAATCGTCTCTAGAAGAGAGAAGCAG AGCCGAGAAGAAACCCATCGACGCGCAAACGAAACGACAATCCTCAACGGAAGACAATCGGAAGAGCTTGCAGGAGAAACGAAAGTCTGTCGAGGAGAAGTTAAACGCGGTTCTAGAGAAACGATTCTCGATGGATTCCGAAATGCGGTCGAACGTTCCGTCGTTGGAGACGTTGACGCGCCGAGAAACCGCCGGTCCGAACGCGATCTTGTCCGAGAAGAACATCATGAAGGCTTGCTCCACGGAAGACATCAAGACGGATTATGGTATAGGCAAGGTAGAGTCGGTCGTTAAAAGTCGTAGCGAAGGATCGTCCAGATACGATTCGTTGGAGAACTTCTCGGACGAGTTCGATGGGAAACGAGAGAAGAAGAAATGGTTGAACAAGGAACAGACGCGCGAGAGTGTCGCGAACGATGGATCCACCGGCGAGAAGAGAGGTTCTTCGATAAACGTGTCGGTGATCACGTCGACGCCTATTAGGAGTAGAAGCGCGTCGTCGAGAAGAGGCAGCGGGGATAATGTGGTTGTCATTACCG GAAAAACCGACCAAGAAACACGTCCAAACACATCAACCGTCCGGATCACAGCCGACAGTCCAGACTTATCGAATAGTCTAGCGAGCAACATAAGCCAGGTAACAGTGGTGACCACTCATCCTCCGGTACTGGTCGACGCCGTGTCGCCGACGCCTCTTCCTTGCCGGCCGTCTCCGACCTCGGAGGTGGTGATCGTCGCGAACGAATTGAACAAGACGCAGGTCAACGAAAGTTCGACCGACGACGACGGATTCCCGAGCCTGGACAGTCTGGAGTACACGCCGCAGGAGCAGCCGATCGTTCTGACGGACGCTTCGAAGCGGGTGGGCAAGAAGTTGGACGAGTCCGAGGTGTTGATCGTGAGCCCGATCGTGGACGAGTTGCAGGACACTAGTCACGTCTCCGTGGTGACGGTCGGCGACGACAAGGAGCAGGTGAAAGACTCCTCGCAAACGGGGATGCTGAAGAAACGGGGTGCGGCGCGAACCTGTTCCTCGCAGAGCGACGCGCAGAGTCTACTGGAGAGGTCGAGCACGAAGAGCGACAGCGGGGACGAGATCACGAAGATGATGGTCGCTGGAACGATCGTCGAGCCCGTGGATATCGACGACACGGACAGAAACTCGAAGAAGGTGAACGGCCTGATCAAGAACGACAAGTCGGCCGCGGGTGGTCGTATCGACGAGAAGGTTCTGAAAACGATCCGACAGAAGGACGCGGGAAAACTGTACAGAGAGAAGAGGATATCCCCGGACAGCTTCGAGGGATCCAGATCGCAGAGCGAGTCCGGTTCGACGAGATCGCACACGCCGAGCAAGAGCATCGATCGCTCGGACGCCGAGTCGATCTCGACCACGATCAGCCAGGACAGCCGAGAGTCGAACAAGGAGAATCACATCGGACAGGGACAGACGCCGGAAACGGAAGAGGAAGTAGTGCTGCGGCGGAAGCCCGATTACGCTCGCGATATACAGCGGCCGACCAGAACCAAGGAGGACATACAGATGATGAATCTGAAGAAAAAGACGAGGAAGCGAACAAGGAAGTTCGAGATAGACGGTGTCGTGGTTACGACGACCACCTCCAAGGTGATCTACGGCGACGACGAGAACGGGAAGGTCTACGACGATCAGATATTCAGGAAACAGGAGCTCAGGGAGCTGAAGATGCTGCAGAAAATGGAGCAGAAGCAGTTCCAGGATTTGTCGCAGAAGGCGCAGTTCAACAAGGATCAACAGGAGAAGCGTTTCGAGCAGGAACGCCAGCTGCTCGAGCGAAACGCCGAGACCGATCTCGAGACTCTCGGACGGCAACAGAGGCAGCAGATCGAGCGTGCCGAGGCGCAGCAGGAGGCAGATCTCAGGCTCGCCTCGAAGAAGATCCGCAGCGAGCAGGAGAGGGAGTTGAAGCAGTTCCGAGATGGTCTGAAGCAGGAGCTGAGGCTGCTGAAGCAAGAGGTGGATCTGATGCCGAAGGACAAGCGGAAGAGCGCGTTCAAGATCCGAAAGGAGAAGCTCGAGGCCGAGCACGAGGAGAGGGAGAAACACTTTTTGGACAAGTTGAACGAGAGTCACGAGCTCTCTCTGAGGAGGCTGTCCGACAGCCACCGGGAGAAGATCGCGCTGATGGAGAGACAGTTTTTGCAGCAGAAGCAACAGCTGATGAGGGCTCGGGAGGCGGCGATCTGGGAACAAGAGGAGCGACACATCCACGAGAAGCAGCAGCTGTTGAAGAAACAGCTGAAGGACATCTTCTTCCTGCAGAGGCATCAGATGCTGATCCGTCACGAGAAGGAGCTCGAGCAGATGAAGCGGATGAACCAAAGGAAGGAGGAGGAGCTGGTCAAGCGACAGACGGTCGAGCGCAGAAACCTACCGAAACGGATCCGCAACGAGATGAAGGCGCGCGAGATGATGTTCCGGGAGTCGATGAGGATCTCGATATCGGCGGTGATCGCGCCTGACCCGGACGCCGAGCGGGAGAAGCTGAAGAAGTTCCAGGAGAACGAGAAGAAGAGGTACCGGGCAGAGCAACAACGGTTCGAGCTGAAACACTCGAGGCAACTCGAGGAGGTCAGAGCGCAGAGCGACGCCACCATCAAGGAATTGGAGCAACTTCAGAACGAGAAGAGGAAAATGCTGATGGAGCACGAAACCTTGAAGCTGAAGGAGCTGGAGGAAGCGTACGGTAAAGAACTACGCGAGTGGAAGGCGCAGTTGAAGCCTCGCAAACAG AAGTTAGAGGCTGAGCTGTCGGCTGAAAAGGACGCGTTGGAAGCTCGCTACCGAGACTATTTCCCTTCGGGTCTTAGTGGTCTCTCTGTTCCACCTTTAGACTATTCTAACATCTTTCATTTCGAAGGCTGGAGGAAGTCGCCGCGTTTGCCCCGCTCCACCCCCGCATCCCCATCCCCCTTCACGATTCCAAGGGTGTCGCTGAGAGTCAGCAGTTCGGACACCGGCTCCGTAAATGGCATGCTTTCGCGAAGTCATTCGAAACCTGACCTGGTACCGTCTTCCTCGCCTCGTAGATAG